A portion of the Perognathus longimembris pacificus isolate PPM17 chromosome 20, ASM2315922v1, whole genome shotgun sequence genome contains these proteins:
- the LOC125338664 gene encoding cellular retinoic acid-binding protein 1 yields MPNFAGTWKMRSSENFDELLKALGVNAMLRKVAVAAASKPHVEIRQDGDQFYIKTSTTVRTTEINFKVGEGFEEETVDGRKCKSLPTWENENKIRCTQTLLEGDGPKTYWTRELANDELILTFGADDVVCTRIYVRE; encoded by the exons atgcccaacttcgcCGGCACCTGGAAGATGCGCAGCAGCGAGAATTTCGACGAGCTTCTCAAGGCTCTGG GTGTGAACGCCATGCTGAGGAAGGTGGCCGTGGCCGCGGCCTCCAAGCCCCACGTGGAGATCCGCCAGGACGGGGATCAGTTCTATATCAAGACGTCCACCACGGTGCGCACCACCGAGATCAACTTCAAGGTGGGAGAGGGCTTCGAGGAGGAGACGGTGGACGGACGCAAGTGCAAG AGTCTGCCCACCTGGGAGAACGAGAACAAGATCCGCTGCACACAGACGCTTCTCGAGGGGGACGGCCCCAAAACCTACTGGACCCGTGAGCTGGCCAACGACGAGCTCATCCTg ACATTCGGCGCCGACGACGTGGTGTGCACGAGGATTTACGTGCGGGAGTGA